A genomic stretch from Thermomonospora umbrina includes:
- a CDS encoding SAM-dependent methyltransferase encodes MADAPPEPAINTTVPHSARVWNYFLGGKDFYDVDRAAGEQYQRSFPEIIDIARTDRAFLGRAVRHLAGEAGIDQFLDIGTGLPTMDNTHEVAQRVNPAARIVYVDNDPLVLVHARALLASRPEGACDYIDADLRSPDHILAEAARTIDLSRPVGIMLLGILHFVPDYDEIRGIVRRLLDAVPSGSHLALTHSTFDFGGPETAKANAEAQREYNDRAADQLTPRTHHEVMGFFEGLDLLDPGLVSMSRWRPEAVPWGEPAEVSGYAGVGRKP; translated from the coding sequence GTGGCCGATGCCCCACCCGAGCCCGCGATCAACACCACCGTGCCGCATTCGGCCCGGGTGTGGAACTACTTCTTGGGCGGCAAGGACTTCTATGACGTCGACCGCGCGGCCGGCGAGCAGTATCAGCGGTCGTTCCCCGAGATCATCGACATCGCCCGCACCGACCGCGCGTTCCTGGGCCGGGCGGTGCGGCACCTGGCCGGTGAGGCGGGGATCGACCAGTTCCTGGACATCGGCACCGGGCTGCCCACGATGGACAACACCCACGAGGTCGCCCAGCGGGTGAACCCCGCCGCACGGATCGTCTACGTCGACAACGACCCGCTCGTCCTCGTCCACGCGAGGGCCCTGCTGGCGAGCAGGCCGGAGGGCGCGTGCGACTACATCGACGCCGACCTGCGCAGCCCCGACCACATCCTCGCCGAGGCCGCCCGGACGATCGACCTGAGCCGGCCGGTCGGGATCATGCTGCTGGGGATCCTGCACTTCGTCCCCGACTACGACGAGATCCGCGGCATCGTGCGGCGACTGCTGGACGCGGTGCCCTCCGGCAGCCACCTCGCGCTCACCCACTCCACCTTCGACTTCGGCGGACCCGAGACGGCGAAGGCCAACGCCGAAGCCCAGCGCGAGTACAACGACCGCGCCGCCGACCAGCTCACACCGCGCACCCACCACGAGGTGATGGGCTTCTTCGAGGGCCTGGACCTGCTGGACCCGGGCCTGGTCTCGATGTCGCGCTGGCGCCCCGAGGCCGTGCCCTGGGGCGAGCCCGCCGAGGTCTCCGGCTACGCCGGAGTCGGCCGCAAACCCTGA